In the genome of Gemmatimonas sp., one region contains:
- a CDS encoding universal stress protein gives MYRRILVPLEHSSYDRVIIDHVRQLASLCGSSIVLIHVADGWAARNQQSLKLRESEEMRVDRDYLEGLCAQLRGEGFETESLLAGGDPASEIASAADRERCDLIAMATHGHKGLQDLLYGTTANGVRHRTMVPVLMVRGPVGGRPR, from the coding sequence ATGTACCGCCGCATCCTCGTGCCCCTCGAGCACTCATCGTACGATCGCGTCATCATCGACCACGTGCGCCAGCTCGCCAGCCTGTGCGGCTCCTCCATCGTGCTCATCCATGTGGCCGACGGCTGGGCCGCGCGCAACCAGCAGTCGCTCAAGCTGCGCGAGTCGGAGGAGATGCGCGTCGATCGCGACTACCTCGAGGGGCTCTGCGCCCAGCTGCGCGGCGAAGGGTTTGAGACCGAGTCCCTCCTTGCTGGAGGGGACCCGGCCTCGGAGATCGCGAGCGCCGCCGACCGCGAGCGGTGCGACCTCATCGCCATGGCGACGCACGGGCACAAGGGGCTGCAGGACCTGCTCTACGGGACCACCGCCAACGGGGTCCGGCACCGGACCATGGTGCCGGTCCTCATGGTCCGGGGTCCCGTTGGCGGTCGCCCCCGCTGA
- a CDS encoding Nramp family divalent metal transporter: MATPNPSPPSDPVAVPPEAATVEPGWRRARLAPSLSEVHRSVEVHGATWFRKLLAFAGPGYLVAVGYMDPGNWATDLAGGSRFGYALLSVILLSNLMAVLLQGLASKLGIVTGRDLAQACRDHYSRRTGFALWVLCELAIAACDLAEVIGTAIALNLLFGISLPVGIAITAFDVMIVLYLQNKGFRLLEALVIALIAVVGGCFVFELFISKPDIGEVARGFLPTTEIITNPEMLYIAIGILGATVMPHNLYLHSSIVQTRKYAENTEGKREAVRFAFLDSTIALTFALFINAAILIVAAATFHSTGNTEVAEIQDAYKLLSPLLGVGGASAVFALALLASGQNSTLTGTLAGQIVMEGFLDLRLRPWLRRLITRAIAIVPAAIVAILYGESGTAKLLVLSQVILSLQLSFAVFPLVQFTSDKVKMGAFVNSTPLKVAAYTVATVIASLNVWLLAQTVLGWMH; this comes from the coding sequence ATGGCAACACCGAATCCTTCCCCTCCGTCCGATCCAGTAGCGGTCCCTCCGGAAGCGGCGACTGTCGAACCCGGCTGGCGCCGTGCCCGGCTGGCGCCATCGCTCTCCGAGGTGCACCGCTCCGTCGAGGTGCACGGCGCCACCTGGTTCCGCAAGCTGCTGGCCTTTGCCGGCCCCGGCTATCTGGTGGCGGTGGGATACATGGACCCGGGCAACTGGGCCACCGACCTCGCCGGTGGGTCGCGCTTCGGTTACGCGCTGCTGTCGGTCATCCTGCTCTCCAACCTCATGGCGGTGCTCCTGCAGGGGCTCGCCTCCAAGCTGGGCATCGTCACCGGTCGCGATCTCGCGCAGGCCTGTCGGGATCACTACTCGCGGCGCACCGGGTTCGCGCTCTGGGTGCTCTGTGAGCTCGCCATCGCGGCCTGCGACCTGGCCGAAGTGATCGGCACCGCCATCGCCCTCAACCTGCTCTTCGGCATCTCGCTGCCCGTGGGCATCGCCATCACGGCGTTCGACGTGATGATCGTGCTGTACCTGCAGAACAAGGGCTTCCGCCTCCTCGAAGCGTTGGTCATCGCGCTCATCGCGGTGGTGGGCGGTTGCTTCGTCTTCGAGCTGTTCATCTCGAAGCCCGACATCGGTGAGGTGGCGCGCGGCTTCCTGCCCACCACGGAGATCATCACCAACCCCGAGATGCTGTACATCGCCATCGGCATCCTGGGTGCCACGGTGATGCCGCACAATCTGTATCTGCACTCGAGCATCGTGCAGACGCGGAAGTACGCCGAAAACACCGAGGGGAAACGGGAGGCGGTGCGCTTTGCGTTTCTGGACAGCACCATCGCGCTCACCTTCGCGCTGTTCATCAACGCGGCCATCCTCATCGTGGCCGCCGCCACCTTCCACAGCACCGGCAACACCGAGGTGGCGGAGATCCAGGACGCCTACAAGCTGCTGTCGCCGCTGCTGGGCGTGGGTGGTGCCAGCGCGGTCTTCGCCCTCGCCCTGCTGGCGTCGGGACAGAACTCCACGCTCACCGGCACCCTGGCCGGGCAGATCGTCATGGAGGGATTCCTCGATCTCCGGTTGCGGCCGTGGCTGCGCCGGCTCATCACGCGCGCCATCGCCATCGTGCCGGCGGCCATCGTGGCGATACTTTATGGCGAGAGTGGCACGGCCAAGCTGCTCGTGCTCAGCCAGGTCATCCTCTCGCTGCAACTCTCCTTCGCCGTGTTTCCGCTGGTGCAGTTCACCTCCGACAAGGTGAAAATGGGCGCGTTCGTCAACTCCACGCCACTCAAGGTTGCGGCCTATACCGTGGCCACGGTCATCGCCTCGCTCAACGTGTGGCTGCTCGCGCAGACCGTGCTCGGGTGGATGCACTGA
- a CDS encoding gamma-glutamyltransferase, translated as MTIVSMKRATAAAGVLLLLGACARPAPVPLSAPMAGKRVEGDRGMVAASHPDAAAAGAALLGQGGNAIDAYVATAFALSVTDVSQTGLGGGGAMTFYDASARRVEHLSFYPRTGANPEWARPDSSRGRAMGRAAATPGMVAGLLEAHGKWGRLPLAQVMAPAIRLARDGFIVSPLLARTIERSRDKMMADSLAMLRFMPGGRALRPGERLVQPELANTLERIRDGGRTAFYGGDIAERLSAKVQARGGLISVSDMQRYAVLTVRPLCTTWRQYTVLGAPPPMGGASVLAMLQMADRSGVASAGGFTSHPEAVVKMADIMRLAGADANRWRGDPVALRVPARGASSASFAAVRAGLVGGALPDTVLAGNAPAFDSIAVASTCAGFDPYPAQPVSATAPGEAGDLPTGRDVSGEAPREGESFTSHLSVVDGQGNAVSATTTVGVLFGSGVYTDGFWLNSSASNFDARTRGTERYANSTMSPTLVLEGNAVRLVIGAAGSQYIQPAIAQVTLRTLAFGEDPWTAIAAPRIHASAASTEVEVEPGFASEVYEALVRRGYRPESRVADITFGGVHAVYVSPRGRRIGVADPRRDGVAARQ; from the coding sequence GTGACCATCGTCTCCATGAAGCGGGCCACTGCCGCTGCCGGTGTGCTACTCCTGCTCGGCGCTTGCGCCCGGCCGGCACCGGTGCCCCTGTCGGCACCCATGGCGGGGAAGCGCGTGGAAGGCGATCGCGGTATGGTGGCGGCGTCTCACCCCGATGCAGCCGCCGCCGGCGCGGCGCTGCTTGGGCAGGGTGGCAACGCCATCGATGCGTACGTGGCCACGGCGTTTGCCCTTTCCGTAACCGACGTCTCGCAGACCGGACTTGGCGGCGGCGGGGCGATGACCTTCTACGACGCGTCGGCGCGCCGGGTGGAGCACCTGAGCTTCTATCCCCGCACCGGCGCCAATCCCGAGTGGGCGCGCCCCGACAGCTCGCGCGGCCGGGCGATGGGACGCGCCGCCGCGACGCCGGGCATGGTGGCCGGGTTGCTGGAGGCGCACGGCAAGTGGGGCCGCCTGCCGCTCGCGCAGGTCATGGCACCGGCCATTCGCCTCGCACGCGACGGCTTCATCGTGTCACCGCTGCTGGCGCGCACGATCGAGCGTTCGCGCGACAAGATGATGGCCGATTCGCTGGCGATGCTGCGCTTCATGCCGGGAGGCCGCGCGCTGCGGCCGGGAGAGCGGCTGGTGCAGCCCGAGCTCGCGAACACGCTGGAGCGCATTCGTGACGGCGGACGCACCGCGTTTTACGGGGGCGACATCGCCGAGCGGCTGAGTGCCAAGGTGCAGGCGCGCGGCGGGCTGATCAGCGTGAGCGACATGCAGCGCTACGCCGTGCTGACGGTGCGTCCGCTGTGCACGACGTGGCGGCAGTACACGGTGCTCGGTGCGCCACCGCCAATGGGTGGTGCCTCGGTGCTGGCGATGCTGCAGATGGCCGATCGCAGTGGGGTGGCCAGCGCGGGGGGCTTCACGTCGCACCCCGAGGCGGTGGTGAAGATGGCCGACATCATGCGCCTTGCCGGTGCCGATGCGAACCGGTGGCGTGGTGACCCGGTCGCGCTGCGCGTACCGGCGCGCGGCGCGTCGAGCGCATCGTTTGCAGCCGTCCGTGCGGGGCTCGTTGGCGGCGCGTTGCCGGACACCGTGCTGGCCGGCAACGCTCCGGCCTTCGACAGCATCGCGGTGGCGTCGACGTGTGCCGGCTTCGACCCGTATCCCGCGCAACCGGTCTCGGCGACGGCGCCGGGTGAGGCGGGCGACCTACCGACGGGACGCGACGTGTCGGGTGAGGCGCCGCGCGAGGGCGAGAGCTTTACCTCGCACCTCTCGGTGGTGGACGGGCAGGGCAACGCCGTGTCGGCCACCACGACGGTGGGCGTGCTCTTCGGGTCGGGGGTCTACACCGACGGCTTCTGGCTCAATTCGTCGGCCTCGAACTTCGATGCGCGGACGCGTGGCACCGAGCGGTATGCCAACAGCACCATGTCTCCCACGCTCGTGCTGGAGGGGAACGCCGTGCGTCTGGTGATCGGTGCGGCCGGGTCGCAGTACATTCAGCCAGCGATCGCGCAGGTCACGTTGCGCACTCTGGCGTTCGGCGAAGATCCCTGGACGGCGATCGCGGCGCCGCGCATTCACGCGTCGGCCGCGAGCACCGAGGTGGAAGTGGAGCCGGGCTTTGCGTCGGAGGTGTACGAGGCGCTGGTGCGGCGCGGTTATCGCCCGGAGAGCCGGGTGGCCGACATCACCTTTGGCGGCGTACACGCGGTGTACGTGAGTCCGCGCGGCCGTCGCATTGGCGTGGCCGACCCGCGCCGCGACGGGGTGGCGGCGCGGCAGTAG
- a CDS encoding CoA pyrophosphatase, which translates to MNNADSAARLREALRHPMVSALATRLAARAPEEATALDDTRLAAVAAVLRVVDGAPELLFIKRADHDGDPWSGHMAFPGGRYEATDASLLVTAQREALEELALDLRAGVWLGQLDDLAPRNAVLPPLLIRPFVALVAADVTFLPNEEVAATFWVPLAVLAHADSRGEHVMTINGTRARFPGYRVEQHIVWGLTERIVQQLLSLLDPEHFNFEDTA; encoded by the coding sequence GTGAACAACGCCGACTCGGCCGCGCGCCTGCGCGAGGCGCTGCGGCACCCCATGGTATCTGCCTTGGCCACGCGCCTGGCGGCTCGCGCTCCCGAGGAGGCCACGGCGCTCGACGACACGCGGCTTGCCGCCGTCGCCGCGGTGCTGCGGGTCGTCGATGGCGCGCCCGAATTGCTCTTCATCAAGCGGGCCGACCACGACGGCGATCCGTGGAGCGGGCACATGGCGTTTCCCGGTGGCCGTTACGAGGCGACCGATGCGTCGCTGCTGGTCACGGCGCAGCGTGAAGCGTTGGAGGAGTTGGCGCTCGACCTGCGGGCGGGGGTATGGCTGGGGCAGCTGGATGACCTCGCTCCGCGCAATGCGGTGCTGCCGCCGCTGCTCATCCGCCCGTTCGTGGCGCTCGTGGCGGCCGACGTGACGTTCCTGCCGAACGAGGAAGTGGCCGCAACGTTCTGGGTCCCGCTCGCCGTTCTCGCGCACGCGGACAGCCGCGGCGAGCACGTGATGACCATCAACGGCACGCGGGCGCGCTTCCCCGGCTACCGCGTGGAGCAGCATATCGTGTGGGGCCTGACCGAACGCATCGTGCAGCAGCTGCTGTCGCTGCTCGATCCCGAGCATTTCAACTTCGAGGACACCGCGTGA
- a CDS encoding rhodanese-like domain-containing protein, with the protein MKTAQQLIAEAKAAVTEVTAREVQDALGRGEALTLIDIREQNEWALGHAAPAQYIGRGVLESQIEAKVPRDARVVLMCASGNRSALAAVTLQQMGYGNVASLAGGFRDWVASGGEVAG; encoded by the coding sequence ATGAAGACCGCGCAGCAGCTGATCGCCGAGGCCAAGGCCGCCGTCACCGAAGTCACGGCGCGCGAGGTGCAGGATGCCCTCGGCCGCGGTGAGGCGCTCACGCTCATCGACATTCGCGAGCAGAACGAGTGGGCGTTGGGGCATGCGGCACCGGCGCAGTACATAGGGCGCGGCGTGCTGGAAAGCCAGATCGAGGCCAAGGTGCCGCGCGATGCGCGGGTGGTGCTGATGTGCGCGAGCGGCAACCGGTCGGCGCTGGCCGCGGTGACGCTGCAGCAGATGGGCTACGGCAACGTGGCGTCGCTCGCTGGCGGATTCCGCGACTGGGTGGCGTCGGGCGGCGAGGTCGCCGGCTGA
- a CDS encoding D-amino-acid transaminase: protein MSLRTCWINGSYVSEADATVSIFDRSVLFGDGVYEVAAVFNGRLLDADRHLVRLERSMREIALPSAYPVAQLEAVMQELATRGGITEGLVYLQVTRGAAERDFAFPEQVTPTVFAFARPKRLSDDPNASGVRVHVVPDIRWQRCDIKSTAMLAQVLAKQAARQAGAFEAMMHEDGLVTEGGSSNLWIVRDGVAYTRPLSNDILAGITRHVCLEVADDAEVPVVQRAFTVDQARAADECFITSATSFVLPITSIDSHVVGTGAMGPVTSRMRAAYLARAERLTR from the coding sequence GTGTCCCTGCGCACCTGCTGGATCAACGGCTCGTACGTCTCCGAAGCCGACGCCACCGTCTCCATTTTCGATCGCAGCGTGCTATTCGGCGACGGTGTGTACGAGGTGGCGGCCGTGTTCAACGGCCGGCTGCTCGATGCCGACCGGCACCTCGTGCGCCTCGAGCGTTCCATGCGCGAGATCGCGCTGCCGAGCGCGTATCCGGTGGCACAGCTCGAAGCGGTCATGCAGGAGCTGGCCACGCGGGGCGGCATCACCGAAGGGCTGGTGTATCTGCAGGTCACGCGCGGTGCAGCCGAACGCGACTTCGCCTTTCCGGAGCAGGTCACGCCCACGGTGTTCGCCTTCGCGCGCCCCAAGCGCCTGAGCGACGATCCCAATGCGAGCGGCGTGCGTGTGCACGTGGTACCCGATATTCGCTGGCAGCGATGCGACATCAAGAGCACGGCAATGCTGGCGCAGGTGCTGGCCAAGCAGGCGGCGCGGCAGGCGGGTGCGTTCGAGGCGATGATGCACGAAGACGGCCTCGTGACCGAAGGCGGCTCGAGCAATCTGTGGATCGTGCGCGACGGGGTGGCGTACACCCGGCCGCTGTCGAACGACATTCTGGCCGGTATCACCCGGCACGTGTGCCTCGAGGTGGCCGATGACGCCGAGGTGCCGGTGGTCCAGCGCGCCTTCACGGTCGACCAGGCACGCGCGGCTGACGAGTGCTTCATCACCAGCGCCACCAGCTTCGTTCTGCCCATCACGTCCATCGACAGCCATGTGGTGGGAACGGGGGCCATGGGGCCGGTGACCAGTCGCATGCGCGCGGCGTATCTGGCGCGGGCAGAACGGCTCACCCGCTGA
- the chrA gene encoding chromate efflux transporter translates to MPMTPVREVALVFTRLGLTAFGGPAAHIAAMDDELVTRRAWLSRDDFADLIGAANLIPGPNSTELAIHLGYRRAGWPGLVVAGCCFIAPAVLLVWGIAWAYVALGTRVEVQALFQGMQPAVLAVVAQAIWRLKGSLARTRLGVVLAMLAFVGVLLGVSELVLLLGALVAALLYAVLSWRGANASGAGFAIGPWLGLGSASLPQPVTPTGAAAMWTAAGAAAVKATASLSAGALFLSFAKIGSVLFGSGYVLLTFLRGEFVTRLGVLSEAQLLDAIAVGQVTPGPVFSAATFVGYLLGGHAGAAAATAGIFLPAFVGVAVTAPLVARLRRSPVLSRTLDAVNAVTLAFMAGVVLLMARGIALSPWSLAILVSATLLLLGTRVGAGWVLFGGALAGLTRLLITGAAGSP, encoded by the coding sequence ATGCCGATGACTCCGGTACGCGAAGTGGCGTTGGTCTTCACCCGCCTGGGGCTCACGGCGTTCGGCGGTCCGGCCGCGCACATCGCCGCCATGGACGACGAACTCGTCACTCGGCGCGCGTGGCTGTCGCGCGACGACTTCGCCGACCTCATCGGCGCGGCCAATCTCATTCCCGGCCCCAATTCCACCGAACTGGCGATTCACCTGGGCTACCGTCGTGCCGGGTGGCCCGGACTGGTGGTGGCCGGGTGCTGCTTCATCGCCCCGGCGGTGCTGCTGGTCTGGGGGATCGCGTGGGCGTACGTCGCTCTGGGGACGCGTGTGGAGGTGCAGGCGCTGTTCCAGGGGATGCAGCCGGCGGTGCTGGCCGTGGTCGCGCAGGCCATCTGGCGGCTCAAGGGCAGCCTCGCGCGCACGCGGCTTGGCGTGGTGCTGGCGATGCTGGCCTTCGTGGGGGTGCTGCTGGGTGTGTCGGAGCTGGTGCTGCTGCTGGGGGCGTTGGTCGCGGCCCTGCTGTATGCGGTCCTCTCCTGGCGTGGCGCCAACGCGTCGGGTGCCGGGTTCGCCATCGGACCGTGGCTGGGGCTGGGGAGTGCGAGCCTACCCCAGCCGGTAACGCCCACCGGAGCCGCGGCCATGTGGACCGCCGCGGGAGCGGCCGCCGTGAAAGCCACCGCCTCGCTCTCCGCGGGGGCGCTGTTTCTGAGCTTCGCGAAGATCGGCAGCGTACTCTTTGGCAGCGGCTACGTGCTGCTCACCTTCTTGCGCGGCGAGTTCGTGACGCGACTGGGCGTCCTGTCGGAAGCACAACTGCTGGATGCGATTGCCGTAGGGCAGGTGACTCCGGGGCCGGTCTTCTCGGCCGCGACCTTCGTGGGCTATCTGCTGGGCGGCCACGCTGGAGCCGCCGCGGCCACGGCCGGGATTTTTCTGCCGGCGTTCGTGGGTGTTGCCGTGACGGCGCCACTGGTGGCGCGCCTGCGCCGGTCGCCGGTACTGAGCCGCACCCTCGACGCCGTGAATGCCGTCACGCTGGCCTTCATGGCGGGGGTGGTCCTGCTCATGGCACGCGGCATCGCTCTTTCGCCGTGGTCGCTCGCTATCTTGGTCTCGGCCACTCTGCTGCTGCTTGGCACGCGTGTTGGTGCCGGGTGGGTACTCTTCGGCGGTGCCTTGGCCGGACTCACGCGTCTGCTGATCACCGGCGCCGCCGGTTCTCCCTGA
- a CDS encoding N-6 DNA methylase — MLTLRSAARLLARADTRPDGALNPFTPLRAIGQVLGFGPAAPVDAANRRALGIAPLTRRAELAVGAGTLRLLLADLAAPLADTLPIDDARERTRRLAASLCRSAPDRLWCLLTVDRRADGTTLCLAIASPGQGTTRVAALRVECTRVLDSDAETLRTLAAVGEPDDLLRHARFADILQRDALGGRFYRALEQAVDTLALSLHAPHSTRGPAATAATTPAHQRAPSREERRELALLCASRCLFLAFLEAKGWLDQRRDFLLTETVKQLETGGRLHDRLLRPLFFGTLNTPARQRAAAARAFGAVPFLNGGLFSPTALERRWHRWRFSDDAVTHLVVAVIDRHRFTAHEDSAQWSEAAVDPEMLGRAFEGLMASSERRRSGSYYTPPALVGHTVHAALTTLFPDIPEALTLAGETAAADSTVVSPEQRDALRARIEALRVIDPACGSGAFLVHLLEQLDALLARLGDPRDTHIRRRDLLARSIFGVDRQPMAVWLCELRLWLSVIIECPATHPDRIPPLPNLDHHIRVGDSLTGGSFQFAAPSARTLARLRERYARAAGARKHRLADTLDREERRRAVRELARRREALQHERRTLLTVLRGRDLFGDRRRPQRAERLRLDTLRQHARELAAETQRLHLGAALPFRFASVFADVAAHNGFSLVVGNPPWVRPHALAASERQWLRHEFRVMRAATWHAGATRAGAGAGFGAQADLAAAFVERSVHLLAPHGVLALLVPAKLWRTLSGGGVRRLLLEETQLCLVHDWSQAPALFDAATYPSLVVARRKDATPARHGSRRTPTTSRHTPHPHAATPYTAAPHATPPLVRCAVTTHRTRWFDRSAETLSLQGDHGAPWLLLPPAAHAAFEQLRAAGPALATTPLGRPLLGVKCGCNAAFVVHATEHHDDGATVTALSGPARQAVIERTLLRPALRGDSIGLAAAHDAARGDTPAPQDLRVLWTHGHDGRPLKTLPPAATRWLAQWRPTLQARRDARRTHPWWTLFRTEAARTDRPRLVWADIARSMRSTVLPAGDPTVPLNSCYVMRLPTLADSYALHALLSSSIANAWLGALAEPARGGFKRFLGWTVAALPVPADWNRAVQLLHPLGEQLLHQEQQAHGAPINSATLDATVLQAYQLAPTLLAPLLEWHHHD; from the coding sequence GTGCTCACTCTCCGCTCTGCTGCCCGACTGCTCGCGCGTGCCGACACGCGCCCCGATGGTGCACTCAACCCGTTCACGCCGCTGCGCGCAATCGGCCAGGTGCTGGGCTTCGGCCCTGCGGCACCCGTCGATGCCGCCAACAGGCGCGCCCTCGGCATCGCCCCCCTCACCCGGCGCGCCGAACTGGCGGTGGGCGCGGGAACCCTGCGCCTCCTGCTCGCCGACCTCGCGGCGCCACTGGCAGACACCCTCCCCATCGACGACGCCCGGGAGCGTACCCGACGACTGGCCGCCTCGCTCTGCCGGTCCGCCCCCGATCGCCTCTGGTGCCTGCTCACCGTCGACCGGCGAGCCGATGGCACCACCCTCTGCCTCGCCATCGCCTCCCCGGGCCAGGGTACCACCCGCGTGGCCGCGCTCCGCGTCGAGTGCACCCGCGTGCTCGACTCCGATGCGGAAACGCTGCGCACCCTCGCCGCGGTCGGTGAGCCCGATGATCTGCTGCGACACGCCCGCTTTGCCGACATCCTGCAGCGTGACGCACTCGGCGGACGATTCTACCGCGCCCTCGAGCAGGCGGTCGATACCCTCGCGCTGTCGCTGCACGCGCCCCACTCCACGCGCGGCCCCGCCGCAACTGCCGCGACCACACCCGCCCACCAGCGCGCCCCCTCGCGCGAGGAACGGCGCGAACTCGCCCTGCTCTGCGCATCACGATGCCTGTTCCTCGCGTTCCTCGAAGCGAAGGGATGGCTCGATCAGCGGCGCGACTTCTTGCTCACGGAAACGGTCAAGCAGCTGGAAACCGGCGGGCGCCTCCATGATCGCCTGCTCCGCCCCCTCTTCTTCGGTACCCTCAACACCCCGGCCCGCCAACGCGCGGCCGCCGCGCGCGCCTTCGGTGCCGTTCCCTTCCTCAACGGCGGACTCTTCTCCCCGACCGCACTCGAACGGCGGTGGCACCGCTGGCGCTTTTCCGACGATGCCGTCACCCATCTCGTCGTCGCCGTCATCGACCGGCACCGCTTCACGGCGCACGAAGACTCCGCGCAATGGTCCGAAGCCGCCGTCGACCCTGAAATGCTCGGGCGCGCCTTCGAGGGACTCATGGCCAGCAGCGAGCGACGACGCTCCGGATCGTACTACACGCCCCCTGCGCTGGTCGGCCACACCGTCCACGCCGCGCTCACCACGCTCTTCCCCGATATCCCCGAGGCACTCACCCTCGCTGGCGAGACTGCCGCAGCCGACAGCACGGTCGTTTCCCCCGAGCAACGTGACGCGCTGCGCGCCCGCATCGAGGCGCTGCGGGTGATCGATCCCGCCTGTGGCTCCGGCGCCTTCCTCGTCCATCTCCTCGAACAGCTCGACGCCCTCCTCGCACGCCTCGGAGACCCGCGCGACACCCACATCCGCCGCCGAGACCTGCTCGCCCGCTCCATCTTCGGCGTCGACCGCCAACCCATGGCGGTCTGGCTCTGCGAGCTGCGCCTCTGGCTCTCCGTGATCATCGAATGCCCGGCCACACACCCCGACCGCATTCCACCACTCCCCAATCTCGATCACCACATCCGCGTGGGCGATTCGCTCACCGGCGGAAGCTTCCAGTTCGCGGCGCCCAGCGCCCGCACCCTCGCCCGCCTGCGCGAGCGCTACGCACGCGCCGCCGGCGCCCGCAAGCACCGCCTCGCCGACACCCTCGACCGCGAGGAACGCCGGCGCGCCGTCAGGGAACTTGCCCGCCGCCGGGAGGCGCTGCAGCACGAACGTCGCACGCTGCTCACCGTGCTGCGCGGTCGCGATCTGTTTGGCGACCGCCGACGCCCGCAACGCGCCGAACGCCTGCGCCTCGACACGCTGCGCCAACACGCACGCGAACTGGCCGCGGAAACGCAACGACTGCACCTCGGCGCCGCCCTCCCCTTCCGCTTCGCCTCCGTGTTCGCCGATGTGGCCGCCCACAACGGCTTTTCGCTGGTCGTCGGCAACCCGCCGTGGGTACGCCCGCACGCGCTGGCCGCCAGCGAACGCCAGTGGCTGCGCCACGAGTTTCGCGTCATGCGCGCCGCCACCTGGCACGCCGGCGCCACTCGCGCCGGAGCCGGTGCCGGCTTCGGCGCCCAGGCCGATCTCGCCGCCGCCTTCGTCGAACGCAGCGTGCACCTGCTCGCCCCACACGGTGTGCTCGCCCTGCTCGTTCCGGCCAAGCTCTGGCGCACGCTCTCCGGCGGAGGCGTCCGACGCCTCCTCCTCGAGGAAACGCAGCTGTGCCTCGTGCACGACTGGAGCCAGGCGCCCGCGCTCTTCGATGCGGCCACCTACCCGTCGCTCGTGGTGGCGCGACGCAAGGACGCCACCCCCGCCCGCCACGGAAGTCGCCGCACCCCCACCACCAGCCGCCACACACCACATCCCCACGCGGCCACGCCGTACACCGCCGCGCCCCATGCCACGCCGCCCCTCGTCCGCTGCGCCGTGACCACGCATCGCACGCGCTGGTTCGACCGCAGCGCCGAAACGCTCTCACTCCAAGGCGACCACGGCGCACCCTGGCTGCTGCTCCCACCTGCCGCCCACGCCGCATTCGAGCAGCTCCGCGCCGCCGGACCCGCGCTCGCCACCACGCCACTCGGCCGCCCACTCCTCGGCGTCAAATGCGGCTGCAACGCCGCCTTCGTGGTGCACGCCACTGAACACCACGACGATGGCGCAACCGTCACGGCACTCTCCGGCCCCGCGCGACAGGCCGTCATCGAGCGCACCCTCCTGCGCCCCGCACTCCGCGGCGACAGCATCGGCCTCGCCGCCGCACACGATGCCGCGCGGGGCGACACACCCGCCCCACAGGACCTGCGCGTCCTCTGGACACACGGCCACGATGGACGTCCACTCAAGACCCTGCCCCCCGCCGCCACCCGCTGGCTCGCCCAATGGCGCCCCACCCTGCAGGCGCGCCGCGATGCACGACGCACCCACCCGTGGTGGACGCTCTTCCGCACCGAAGCCGCCCGCACCGATCGCCCACGACTCGTCTGGGCCGACATCGCACGCAGCATGCGCAGCACCGTGCTCCCCGCCGGCGATCCCACCGTCCCGCTCAACAGCTGCTACGTCATGCGACTCCCCACGCTCGCCGACAGCTACGCCCTCCACGCTCTCCTCTCCTCCTCCATCGCCAACGCCTGGCTCGGCGCACTCGCCGAACCCGCGCGCGGTGGATTCAAACGATTCCTCGGCTGGACCGTTGCCGCACTCCCCGTGCCCGCCGACTGGAATCGCGCCGTGCAACTGCTCCACCCCCTGGGGGAACAGCTGCTGCATCAGGAGCAGCAGGCACACGGTGCGCCCATCAATAGCGCCACGCTCGACGCCACCGTGCTGCAAGCCTACCAGCTGGCCCCCACCCTGCTCGCGCCACTGCTGGAGTGGCACCACCATGACTGA